From one Pseudactinotalea sp. HY158 genomic stretch:
- a CDS encoding YlxR family protein gives MSTHVPIRSCVGCRTKDRRSALVRLVIDHRSDDHPVVTVDRSACAPGRGVWVHEHPRCLDRALTTRAFPRGLRTTRAVDLSQVTEWLHTIRR, from the coding sequence ATGAGTACTCACGTGCCGATACGTTCGTGCGTGGGATGCCGGACGAAGGACCGCAGGTCCGCCCTGGTACGCCTGGTGATCGATCACCGGTCCGACGACCATCCGGTCGTCACCGTCGATCGTTCCGCCTGCGCCCCGGGTCGGGGAGTGTGGGTGCACGAGCACCCACGTTGCCTGGACCGCGCCCTCACCACCCGGGCCTTCCCCCGGGGACTGCGGACCACCCGAGCGGTGGACCTCAGCCAGGTGACGGAGTGGCTCCACACCATCCGTCGTTGA
- the nusA gene encoding transcription termination factor NusA, with translation MEIDMTTLRLVESERDIPLEALASAIEQALELAYLKTPYAFPHARVELDRRSGRVTVFAREEEDPSSPEFDDTPDDFGRIATSTARQVIMQRLRDAEDDLVLGNFRGKEGDILAGVIQQGPDPRTVLVDVGGVEAVLPATEQVPTETYVHGERIRVYVVEVSRGMKGPHITVSRTHPNLVRRLFAMEVPEIADGSVVIGALAREAGHRSKMAVSSTVAGLGAKGACIGPLGQRVRAVMSELRGEKIDIVDFSEDPKVFVAAALSPARVDSVEIVDAAERSARVVVPDFQLSLAIGKEGQNVRLAARLTGWRIDIHPDVEA, from the coding sequence ATGGAAATCGATATGACCACGCTCAGGCTGGTCGAGTCGGAACGGGACATCCCGCTCGAGGCGCTCGCCTCGGCGATCGAGCAGGCCCTCGAACTGGCCTACCTCAAGACCCCGTACGCCTTCCCGCACGCCCGGGTGGAACTCGACCGTCGCAGCGGACGCGTGACCGTGTTCGCGCGCGAGGAGGAGGACCCGTCGTCCCCCGAATTCGACGACACCCCGGACGACTTCGGGCGCATCGCCACCTCGACGGCCCGCCAGGTCATCATGCAGCGTCTGCGCGACGCGGAGGACGACCTGGTGCTCGGCAACTTCCGGGGCAAGGAGGGCGACATCCTCGCCGGGGTGATCCAGCAGGGCCCCGATCCCCGGACCGTGCTCGTCGACGTCGGCGGGGTCGAGGCCGTCCTGCCCGCCACCGAGCAGGTCCCCACCGAGACCTACGTCCACGGCGAACGGATCCGCGTGTACGTGGTGGAGGTCTCCCGCGGCATGAAGGGACCCCACATCACGGTCTCGCGCACCCACCCGAACCTCGTGCGCCGGCTCTTCGCGATGGAGGTGCCCGAGATCGCCGACGGCTCGGTGGTCATCGGCGCGCTCGCGCGTGAAGCCGGACACAGGAGCAAGATGGCCGTCTCCTCGACCGTCGCCGGCCTCGGCGCGAAGGGCGCCTGCATCGGCCCGCTCGGGCAACGGGTGCGCGCCGTCATGAGCGAACTGCGCGGGGAGAAGATCGACATCGTCGATTTCAGCGAGGATCCCAAGGTCTTCGTGGCCGCGGCGCTCTCCCCGGCCCGAGTCGACTCGGTCGAGATCGTCGATGCCGCGGAGCGTTCGGCACGCGTCGTCGTACCCGACTTCCAGCTCTCACTGGCGATCGGGAAGGAAGGACAGAACGTCCGTCTCGCCGCTCGACTCACCGGCTGGCGGATCGACATCCACCCCGACGTGGAGGCCTGA